From Spirosoma aerolatum, one genomic window encodes:
- a CDS encoding sodium-translocating pyrophosphatase, translating to MNYSVYLVPVLGLVGLVIMYTKFLWVSKQEAGDDRMQEISSYIANGAIAFLKAEWRVLTYFGIVVALLLAYSGTLVENSSPVIGLSFVLGAFLSALAGYIGMNIATKANVRTAHAARTSLARALDVSFTGGSVMGIGVAGLAVLGLGSLFLVLYNTYVASTGDMNGLPMERALEVLAGFSLGAESIALFARVGGGIYTKAADVGADLVGKVEAGIPEDDPRNPATIADNVGDNVGDVAGMGADLFGSYVATILATMVLGREIKIPADMNIVGHAPIVLPMMIAGLGLIFSIIATYFVKIKNDEGSVQGALNIGNWASIIITIIASYFLVTSYLPDVTMEIRGVEFSRMDVFYAIITGLIVGALMSSITEYYTAMGRRPVLSIIRQSATGAATNIIGGLSVGMESTVLPILVLAAGIYTSYHFAGLYGVAISAAGMMATTAMQLAIDAFGPIADNAGGIAEMSYLPEEVRGRTDILDAVGNTTAATGKGFAIASAALTALALFAAFVGISGISAIDIYKADVLAGLFVGAMIPFIFSSLAIAAVGRAAMKMVEEVRRQFREIPGILEGTGKPEYEKCVAISTQASIREMVLPGAIALTVPVIVGFIFGPEVLGGLLAGVTVSGVLMGIFQNNAGGAWDNAKKSFEKGVEINGQTYYKKSEPHKASVTGDTVGDPFKDTSGPSMNILIKLMSIVSLVIAPYIAVQSSETPGYNKEGKEAAGTELPLEESTAADNDKVSTPNAKLGEFSVQKLTSGIELNIPEFGVENKLLAFIKSDKPVDKTTWFDFDRLLFQTGSATLEPQSQEQLKNIAEILKAYPNVTIKLGGYTDNTGNAAANLKLSQDRANSVRAELEKMDISKDRLEAEGYGQEHPVASNETEEGRAQNRRISIRVTKK from the coding sequence ATGAATTACAGTGTTTATCTGGTTCCCGTATTGGGTCTTGTCGGGTTGGTGATCATGTACACCAAATTCCTGTGGGTTTCTAAACAGGAAGCCGGCGATGACCGGATGCAGGAGATCTCGTCGTACATTGCCAATGGCGCCATTGCTTTTCTTAAAGCTGAATGGCGCGTTCTTACTTATTTCGGTATTGTTGTAGCCCTTCTTCTGGCTTATTCAGGTACCCTAGTTGAAAATTCCAGCCCCGTTATTGGTTTGTCGTTTGTACTGGGGGCTTTCCTGTCGGCCTTGGCCGGATACATCGGGATGAATATTGCCACCAAAGCCAATGTTCGTACGGCCCATGCTGCCCGTACTAGTCTGGCCCGCGCCTTAGACGTGTCGTTTACGGGTGGATCGGTGATGGGGATTGGTGTGGCAGGTCTGGCCGTGTTAGGGCTCGGTAGTCTTTTTCTCGTACTCTATAATACCTATGTAGCGTCGACCGGTGATATGAACGGGTTACCTATGGAGCGAGCCCTGGAAGTGCTGGCTGGTTTCTCGCTGGGGGCGGAGTCGATCGCTTTGTTTGCCCGGGTAGGCGGAGGGATTTACACCAAAGCGGCCGATGTAGGCGCTGACCTGGTGGGTAAAGTGGAAGCGGGTATTCCTGAAGATGACCCACGTAACCCGGCTACTATTGCCGATAACGTTGGCGACAACGTAGGTGACGTAGCCGGTATGGGTGCTGACCTCTTCGGTTCGTATGTGGCAACGATCCTGGCTACGATGGTACTGGGCCGTGAAATCAAGATTCCGGCTGATATGAATATTGTTGGTCACGCTCCCATCGTGCTGCCCATGATGATTGCGGGGCTAGGTCTGATCTTCTCGATTATTGCTACCTATTTCGTGAAGATCAAAAATGACGAGGGTAGTGTTCAGGGCGCTTTGAATATCGGTAACTGGGCCTCGATCATCATTACGATCATTGCTTCCTATTTTCTGGTAACCAGCTATCTCCCTGATGTGACCATGGAAATCCGTGGGGTAGAGTTTAGCCGGATGGATGTGTTTTATGCCATAATAACAGGCCTCATCGTCGGAGCCCTCATGTCGTCGATTACAGAATATTATACGGCTATGGGTCGGCGGCCGGTGTTGTCGATTATTCGTCAGTCAGCAACGGGAGCAGCGACCAATATCATCGGTGGGTTATCGGTTGGTATGGAATCGACCGTACTACCAATTTTGGTGCTAGCGGCTGGTATTTATACATCCTATCATTTTGCTGGTCTATACGGTGTGGCCATTTCGGCGGCTGGTATGATGGCAACTACAGCGATGCAGTTGGCAATTGATGCTTTTGGGCCAATCGCCGATAACGCGGGTGGTATTGCCGAAATGAGCTACTTGCCCGAAGAAGTTCGTGGACGTACTGATATTCTGGATGCAGTTGGTAATACTACGGCCGCTACGGGGAAAGGCTTTGCGATTGCTTCGGCAGCTTTGACGGCATTAGCTTTGTTTGCTGCTTTTGTGGGTATTTCAGGTATTTCGGCTATCGATATTTACAAAGCTGACGTACTGGCTGGATTATTTGTCGGGGCCATGATTCCGTTTATCTTCTCGTCGCTGGCGATTGCGGCTGTAGGGCGCGCTGCCATGAAAATGGTGGAAGAAGTTCGTCGCCAGTTCCGCGAAATTCCGGGCATTCTGGAAGGTACGGGCAAGCCTGAATATGAAAAATGCGTAGCGATCTCAACTCAGGCATCGATCCGGGAGATGGTATTACCTGGGGCTATTGCCCTGACAGTTCCTGTGATTGTTGGCTTTATTTTCGGGCCTGAAGTACTGGGTGGTCTGCTGGCTGGGGTGACAGTTTCGGGCGTATTGATGGGGATTTTCCAGAACAATGCCGGTGGAGCTTGGGACAACGCCAAGAAGTCGTTTGAAAAAGGGGTTGAGATTAATGGACAGACCTACTATAAGAAATCGGAGCCACACAAAGCGTCGGTAACGGGCGATACGGTGGGTGATCCATTTAAAGATACATCGGGCCCGTCGATGAACATTCTTATCAAGCTGATGTCGATTGTGTCGCTAGTTATTGCACCGTACATTGCGGTACAGTCATCTGAAACACCGGGTTATAATAAGGAAGGAAAAGAAGCGGCTGGTACTGAACTACCCCTCGAAGAATCAACAGCCGCCGACAATGATAAAGTGAGTACGCCCAATGCAAAACTGGGTGAGTTTAGCGTTCAAAAACTGACCAGCGGTATTGAGCTAAACATCCCTGAGTTTGGCGTTGAAAATAAGCTGCTGGCGTTTATCAAAAGTGATAAGCCCGTTGATAAAACAACTTGGTTCGATTTTGATCGGCTGTTGTTTCAAACAGGTAGCGCTACCCTGGAGCCGCAATCGCAGGAGCAGTTAAAGAACATTGCAGAAATCCTGAAAGCCTATCCAAATGTGACTATCAAATTAGGTGGTTACACCGATAATACGGGGAATGCAGCTGCTAACCTGAAACTTTCGCAGGATCGTGCTAACTCGGTTCGGGCGGAGCTGGAAAAAATGGATATTTCAAAAGATCGGCTGGAAGCAGAAGGCTACGGTCAGGAACATCCTGTTGCCTCCAATGAAACGGAAGAGGGCCGTGCCCAAAACCGCCGGATTTCTATTCGGGTGACGAAAAAATAA
- a CDS encoding SusC/RagA family TonB-linked outer membrane protein: protein MKKSLLLSLLIVGLSCSLAWAQSRKVSGTVTAEEGVGGFAGATVVVKGTTIGTVTDVKGEYTLNVPASGVTLVFSAVGMQTMEEVLGGRSQINVTLKTDTKQLNEVIITALGIKEERDKFASSVSTVDGKNIAKSGETSLLTGLSGKASGVLITRNGGDPGAGAYIQIRGQNTINGNAQPLFIVDGIPVSNSSDNTGSAAGNSIVQQSRINDINPEDIESMEVLKGASAAALWGTRAANGVVVITTKKGKDSKGKVNITFKSTVSFDKVNKMHELQRTYGQGTGGRFVQGNKTSFGDLIADRTGGPDTYITDPTAAGYQGFVTFPDGTKRYAIASGTTANPHGGKNAKDTYDHTNDVFQTGHFTDNSLNISGGNNRSNFMLSYSNLNQEGVIKAYSNYQRNTARINVASQFTEWFRASANVGYSKVYSSRTQQGDNLDGILLGGTRTPPDFDNSYYTGTYTNATGQVFNDVHVSYRNPLGIDQNSIYSNPVWNINNNKNSTDVDRITGNVELNITPKSWLTLTGRTGIDNFTDARLERFARNSSTYLGGYLSKNWITEKQFNTDVFVNATKTFNNDFNGSVLVGVNYNSRRKAILTDAITNFIVPTAPDILTNALNSNLSASNYNSLIRTYAYYAQAEVQAYNMLFLTLTGRNESASTFGSKTNSSFFFPSAALAWQFSKLKGLESSSIISFGKLRATWGQVGIQPQPYQNFTTFSPAAYGDSFAGGLTSASSLYGGGYVRSTTAGNDFLRPERKTETELGVDLRFLNNRFTFSGTAYSNSTKDVILSLNVPYETGYTVRNINAAELSNKGLEFEASADMLPQSDLKWNLSANFSLNRNKVISLAGSSVYILPDSYQENSSLIPGQPFGIFYSTDFLKDESGKYKLDANGFPQGGTDNEIIGNPNPKWRGGLGSTFSYKGVSLYVLFDRVSGNDFYNGTRGALYNIGTHADQGHTAIAPAGGIKDINGNLIAAGTKFQGEIKDFGAGPVALNQAWYQGRGTAFNSASYKQFIEDGSASRLREVTLTYSLRSPKFRQFTHLSSVDFALTGRNLVLWTKYTGTDPEVNITGAGLSRGQDWFTNPNTKSILFSVKINY, encoded by the coding sequence ATGAAGAAGTCTTTACTGCTGAGTCTACTCATAGTAGGCTTAAGTTGCTCGTTGGCGTGGGCCCAGAGTCGCAAGGTAAGCGGCACCGTTACTGCAGAGGAGGGCGTTGGTGGCTTTGCGGGCGCTACCGTTGTTGTGAAAGGCACCACCATAGGTACGGTGACAGATGTGAAGGGAGAATACACACTCAATGTACCCGCTTCTGGAGTTACACTTGTGTTTTCAGCCGTAGGTATGCAGACCATGGAAGAAGTACTCGGCGGCCGAAGTCAGATTAACGTTACCCTAAAAACAGATACCAAACAATTAAATGAAGTTATTATCACAGCGCTCGGCATTAAGGAAGAGCGCGACAAATTTGCCTCTTCCGTATCGACTGTAGACGGAAAAAACATTGCCAAGTCGGGCGAAACCAGCCTACTGACCGGGTTAAGTGGAAAAGCATCCGGGGTGTTGATCACCCGAAACGGGGGTGACCCAGGTGCAGGGGCCTACATCCAGATTCGCGGCCAGAACACCATCAATGGTAACGCTCAACCTTTATTTATTGTCGACGGAATTCCAGTCAGTAATTCCAGTGATAACACAGGATCAGCGGCTGGGAACTCTATCGTTCAGCAGTCGCGCATCAACGATATTAATCCTGAAGATATCGAAAGCATGGAGGTGCTTAAAGGCGCTTCGGCGGCTGCTTTATGGGGGACTCGTGCGGCCAATGGGGTCGTCGTTATTACCACCAAGAAAGGGAAAGACTCCAAAGGGAAAGTCAATATTACGTTCAAATCCACCGTTTCCTTCGACAAGGTCAATAAGATGCACGAGTTGCAGCGAACCTATGGACAAGGTACGGGGGGACGTTTTGTACAGGGTAATAAGACTAGTTTCGGCGACCTGATTGCCGACCGTACAGGTGGCCCGGACACGTACATCACCGATCCTACGGCTGCGGGCTACCAAGGTTTTGTTACCTTTCCAGATGGCACGAAGCGCTACGCCATAGCTTCAGGAACCACAGCCAATCCGCATGGAGGGAAAAACGCTAAAGACACCTACGATCATACGAATGATGTATTCCAGACAGGCCATTTCACCGATAATAGCCTGAACATCAGCGGTGGTAATAACCGATCCAACTTCATGCTCAGCTATTCAAATCTGAATCAGGAGGGGGTAATTAAGGCATACAGCAATTATCAGCGTAACACGGCCCGCATCAATGTGGCCAGTCAGTTTACCGAATGGTTCCGGGCGTCAGCTAATGTAGGATACAGCAAAGTCTATTCATCCCGTACTCAACAGGGTGATAACCTAGATGGTATTCTGCTGGGAGGAACCCGCACTCCACCGGATTTCGACAATTCGTATTATACCGGCACCTATACAAACGCAACAGGGCAGGTCTTCAACGATGTACACGTATCGTACCGGAACCCGCTTGGTATCGATCAGAACTCCATTTATTCCAACCCGGTCTGGAATATCAACAACAATAAAAACAGTACCGACGTCGACCGGATCACAGGGAATGTAGAGCTGAATATTACCCCAAAATCATGGCTAACCCTTACAGGCCGTACTGGTATCGACAACTTTACCGATGCCCGTCTGGAACGTTTTGCCCGCAATTCATCAACTTACCTGGGAGGCTATTTGTCAAAAAACTGGATTACTGAAAAACAGTTTAATACGGATGTGTTTGTTAATGCTACCAAAACGTTCAACAATGATTTCAACGGTTCGGTATTGGTAGGCGTCAATTACAATAGTCGGCGAAAAGCAATCCTAACCGATGCCATCACCAATTTTATTGTCCCTACGGCTCCAGATATTCTGACGAATGCGTTGAATTCCAATCTGTCGGCCAGCAATTATAACTCGTTGATTCGAACCTATGCCTATTATGCTCAAGCCGAAGTACAGGCGTATAATATGCTATTCCTGACGCTGACGGGCCGAAATGAAAGTGCCTCGACCTTTGGATCAAAAACGAACAGCAGTTTCTTTTTTCCGTCGGCTGCGTTGGCCTGGCAGTTTAGCAAGCTGAAAGGGCTGGAATCCAGCTCTATTATTAGTTTCGGCAAACTTCGGGCTACCTGGGGTCAGGTGGGTATTCAGCCCCAGCCTTATCAGAACTTCACCACCTTTTCGCCAGCCGCCTATGGCGATTCGTTTGCGGGTGGTTTGACCTCCGCCAGTTCGTTATACGGTGGGGGCTATGTTCGAAGTACAACGGCCGGTAACGACTTCCTGCGCCCCGAACGGAAAACCGAAACCGAATTGGGTGTCGATCTGCGTTTTCTCAATAACCGCTTTACCTTCTCAGGAACAGCCTACAGCAATTCGACAAAAGACGTAATTCTGTCGCTGAACGTACCGTACGAAACAGGCTATACCGTTCGGAATATCAACGCAGCGGAATTATCGAACAAGGGACTCGAATTTGAAGCCAGTGCCGACATGCTTCCGCAAAGCGATCTCAAATGGAACCTCTCGGCTAATTTCTCCCTGAACCGCAACAAAGTGATCTCGCTGGCTGGCTCCTCGGTCTACATCCTGCCCGACAGCTACCAGGAAAACTCTTCCCTGATTCCGGGGCAGCCATTCGGTATCTTTTATTCAACCGACTTTCTGAAAGACGAATCGGGCAAGTATAAGCTGGATGCCAATGGGTTTCCGCAGGGAGGTACTGACAACGAAATTATTGGCAACCCAAATCCAAAATGGCGGGGTGGACTCGGTAGTACGTTCTCCTACAAAGGTGTATCACTGTATGTTCTCTTTGATCGGGTGTCGGGTAATGACTTTTACAACGGTACACGAGGTGCGCTTTACAACATAGGTACTCATGCCGATCAGGGACACACAGCCATCGCTCCGGCTGGTGGAATTAAAGATATAAATGGGAACCTGATTGCAGCGGGCACAAAATTCCAGGGCGAAATAAAAGACTTTGGCGCTGGCCCCGTAGCGCTCAATCAGGCGTGGTATCAGGGACGTGGTACGGCATTCAATTCAGCCTCGTATAAGCAATTTATCGAAGATGGTAGTGCCTCACGACTTCGTGAAGTGACGCTGACGTATAGCCTGCGGAGCCCTAAATTCCGTCAGTTTACCCATCTGTCGTCTGTTGATTTTGCGCTTACTGGACGAAACCTCGTTCTGTGGACTAAATACACTGGCACCGATCCCGAAGTTAATATTACCGGAGCTGGCTTATCGCGTGGGCAGGATTGGTTCACTAACCCCAACACCAAGTCCATTCTGTTCTCAGTAAAAATCAACTACTAA
- a CDS encoding SusD/RagB family nutrient-binding outer membrane lipoprotein, with translation MKKLVSHKITIAFVLITLLSSCSDLFNEPNIKNNPNAVTDVDVATLLSGTLLGVAMIHEDTDVRIGAIWAGQLNGLARQHQGYADYIVSSQNFSWSPLYPAASQARLIQTKADAVGDKWTKGIGQVLEALLIAKATDFYGDVPYSQAFDDVKYPTPTFDKQADVYTALQTTLDNAIQNLSAPSGLAIASQDFIYGGNVGKWKAAAYTLKARLYLHVGDYAKAVTNATSGISSTSGDALIPHGTSQGVDYNQNYDFFRVNRAGDTGFDGAYLPVLMQSRIKSANTKTDETSLYNHYFKVGITATGSLDPNTTDGAFTASSPHPIITYYENQLILAEAQARLGVTDKALDALNSVRKGLTSGYINGKTISATGLKYDAYTLSDFAPTGLANPTKLATVQTALLYEIISQRYIFLLMQYEAFNDVRRLEKATPVVQLPIPLYTGSQKPERFIYPQNEVNTNPNVPKPLPDQFTKIPIFQ, from the coding sequence ATGAAAAAATTAGTTTCTCATAAAATCACTATCGCTTTCGTACTGATTACGTTACTCAGCAGTTGTAGCGATTTATTTAATGAGCCCAACATTAAAAACAATCCGAATGCGGTTACTGACGTCGATGTAGCCACCTTACTCTCGGGAACGCTGTTGGGGGTAGCCATGATCCATGAGGATACCGACGTGCGGATTGGGGCCATCTGGGCAGGTCAGTTGAATGGTCTGGCTCGTCAGCATCAGGGCTATGCCGATTATATTGTTTCTTCGCAGAATTTTAGCTGGAGTCCTTTATATCCTGCAGCCAGTCAGGCCCGTCTTATCCAGACCAAAGCCGATGCCGTTGGCGATAAGTGGACAAAAGGGATAGGTCAGGTCTTGGAAGCGCTATTAATTGCTAAGGCCACCGATTTCTACGGTGATGTCCCGTACAGCCAGGCCTTCGATGATGTAAAGTATCCGACCCCCACATTCGACAAGCAGGCCGATGTTTATACTGCCCTTCAGACGACGTTAGACAATGCCATTCAAAATCTGTCGGCACCGTCGGGTTTGGCAATTGCTTCTCAGGATTTTATCTATGGCGGGAATGTAGGTAAATGGAAAGCAGCCGCCTATACCCTGAAAGCAAGACTGTATCTACACGTAGGGGACTATGCCAAAGCCGTTACCAATGCCACGTCGGGGATCAGCAGTACTTCCGGAGATGCCCTGATTCCCCACGGCACCAGTCAGGGAGTGGATTATAATCAGAACTATGATTTCTTCCGGGTAAACCGGGCAGGTGATACGGGTTTCGATGGGGCTTATCTTCCCGTGCTGATGCAGTCACGTATTAAATCGGCTAATACAAAAACCGACGAAACATCGCTTTACAATCATTACTTCAAAGTCGGCATAACCGCAACGGGCAGTCTGGACCCTAACACGACAGATGGCGCTTTTACGGCCTCCTCTCCGCATCCCATCATTACGTATTATGAAAATCAGTTGATTCTTGCCGAAGCGCAGGCCCGTCTGGGCGTAACGGATAAAGCCCTGGATGCCCTTAATTCTGTCAGAAAAGGACTGACCAGCGGCTATATCAATGGGAAGACGATTTCGGCTACCGGCCTTAAATACGATGCCTATACGCTGAGTGATTTTGCGCCCACTGGTCTGGCGAATCCAACAAAGTTAGCAACGGTACAAACGGCCCTTCTCTATGAAATCATCAGCCAGCGGTATATTTTCCTGCTGATGCAATACGAGGCTTTTAACGACGTGCGTCGGCTTGAAAAAGCCACACCTGTTGTCCAGCTTCCTATCCCGTTATATACAGGCTCCCAAAAACCGGAACGGTTTATTTACCCACAGAATGAAGTAAACACGAATCCGAATGTGCCCAAGCCCTTGCCAGACCAGTTTACGAAAATCCCGATCTTCCAATAA
- a CDS encoding PIG-L family deacetylase, with amino-acid sequence MSLQKRLPVLLSGLLLCLSLSAQVPYGPIKPAPAGEILSNLNKLNVLGTVLYVAAHPDDENTLFLAYMAKGRLVRTGYLALTRGDGGQNLIGAEQGENIGVIRTQELLAARRVDGPDQFFSRAYDFGFSKSTNEAVRTWGQDKVLADVVWIIRKYQPDVIITRFPPDARAGHGHHSASGYLGEEAFKISNDPTKFPEQLAYVKPWQAKRILWNVFIPGAFMSNKKPDEAGNLIGIETGLYNSLLGKSYGEIASESRSQHKSQGFGVAPNRNARIDYLLLKGGDPVAKDPFDGIDVSWKRVKNSDAVQAQVTQLISSFKADQPSASVPALVQLYGSLGKLDTTNNYVKIKRQEVQTLIQQCLGLWIETNPTDFAATPGETVKVSTNVVSREEYPVKLVSVHYSTGKDTTLNLALKPNEVVQYPTSLTIPKTQKISQPYWLEKPIDKGLFQVDNQQLIGLPENPPAVAASYTVEISGQRFVYTRPVVYKSTDPVDGEIYRPFIIQPDVTANLTERVFTFSDNTPKTADLVLKAGRANVSGTLTLTAPTGWRIEPASVPFSLTYKGDEQRVTFTVVPTNQAKDGKLQASMATSSGTFTTGLRQIAYKHIPTQTLFPPAEAKLVKLDIKVTAKNIGYIVGAGDEVPAALQQMGCKVTILGPAELNGNLSGFDAIVVGVRAYNTNQWLARYQPKLLDYVKNGGNMIVQYVTPGSSFLRNDPSLPQLGPYPFSVGAERVTEEDAKMTFINPQHPLLNYPNKITDADFNGWIQERGIYFAKDWDKAYEPIFSANDQNEAPKQGSLLYATYGKGHFMYTGLVFFRELPAGVPGAYRLFANMISATGSPAASVSGSPRK; translated from the coding sequence GTGTCGCTTCAAAAACGCCTACCCGTTCTGCTATCTGGCTTATTACTCTGCTTATCCTTATCCGCCCAAGTACCTTACGGCCCTATCAAACCGGCTCCGGCTGGCGAAATCCTATCGAATCTTAACAAGCTAAACGTATTGGGAACGGTACTCTACGTAGCCGCTCACCCCGACGACGAAAACACGCTATTTTTAGCTTACATGGCTAAAGGACGACTCGTTAGAACAGGTTATCTGGCCTTAACGCGAGGTGATGGCGGACAAAACCTGATTGGTGCCGAACAAGGCGAAAACATTGGCGTTATTCGTACCCAGGAATTACTAGCCGCCCGGCGTGTCGATGGCCCTGACCAGTTTTTCAGCCGGGCCTACGATTTTGGCTTTTCCAAATCAACCAACGAAGCCGTACGAACCTGGGGTCAGGACAAAGTACTGGCCGATGTGGTCTGGATCATCCGTAAGTACCAGCCCGATGTGATCATTACCCGGTTTCCACCCGATGCACGCGCGGGGCACGGGCACCACAGCGCATCGGGCTACCTGGGCGAAGAAGCGTTCAAAATCTCGAACGACCCGACCAAATTCCCAGAGCAACTAGCCTATGTAAAACCCTGGCAGGCTAAACGAATTCTCTGGAACGTCTTCATTCCAGGTGCTTTCATGAGCAATAAAAAACCCGACGAAGCCGGAAACCTGATCGGTATCGAAACGGGGTTATACAATTCATTACTCGGCAAATCGTATGGCGAAATAGCCTCCGAAAGCCGGAGCCAGCATAAGAGCCAGGGCTTTGGTGTAGCGCCTAACCGAAATGCCCGCATCGATTACCTGCTGTTGAAAGGCGGTGATCCAGTGGCAAAAGACCCGTTCGATGGCATTGATGTAAGCTGGAAACGGGTTAAAAACAGTGATGCTGTTCAGGCACAGGTTACGCAACTCATTTCGTCGTTCAAGGCCGACCAGCCTTCGGCTTCGGTTCCCGCACTGGTGCAGCTCTACGGGTCGCTCGGCAAGCTGGACACCACCAATAACTACGTAAAGATCAAACGTCAGGAAGTCCAAACACTTATTCAGCAATGCCTGGGCCTATGGATCGAAACCAACCCAACCGATTTTGCCGCTACGCCGGGTGAGACGGTCAAAGTATCTACGAACGTGGTAAGTCGGGAAGAGTATCCGGTTAAGCTGGTGAGCGTTCACTACTCAACCGGAAAGGATACCACCCTCAATCTGGCTTTGAAACCCAACGAAGTGGTGCAGTATCCAACCTCGCTCACAATTCCGAAAACGCAAAAAATTTCGCAACCCTACTGGCTCGAAAAGCCGATTGATAAAGGTTTGTTTCAGGTCGATAATCAGCAACTGATCGGTTTACCCGAAAATCCCCCAGCCGTAGCTGCCAGCTATACAGTCGAAATCAGTGGTCAACGTTTTGTGTATACGCGACCCGTCGTTTATAAATCAACCGACCCGGTCGATGGCGAGATTTACCGACCCTTTATCATCCAGCCCGACGTAACGGCCAACCTGACCGAACGGGTATTCACCTTCAGCGACAACACGCCCAAAACCGCTGATCTGGTCCTGAAAGCGGGTCGTGCCAATGTGTCGGGAACTTTAACTCTGACAGCTCCAACCGGCTGGCGCATCGAACCTGCATCGGTCCCGTTCTCACTGACCTACAAAGGCGATGAGCAACGAGTTACGTTTACCGTAGTACCAACGAATCAGGCTAAAGATGGCAAGTTACAGGCCAGCATGGCAACGTCCAGTGGCACATTCACGACCGGCTTGCGACAGATTGCCTACAAACACATTCCAACGCAAACGCTATTTCCTCCAGCCGAGGCCAAACTGGTAAAGCTGGACATCAAAGTAACAGCTAAGAACATCGGTTACATTGTGGGAGCGGGCGATGAAGTTCCGGCAGCCCTTCAGCAAATGGGCTGTAAAGTTACCATTCTTGGTCCTGCCGAACTCAATGGCAACCTGTCGGGCTTTGATGCGATTGTAGTGGGCGTTCGGGCGTACAACACCAACCAATGGCTGGCCCGTTACCAGCCCAAACTCCTGGATTACGTAAAAAATGGTGGTAATATGATCGTCCAGTACGTGACTCCCGGAAGTTCGTTTCTGCGAAATGACCCATCGTTGCCACAGCTTGGCCCCTACCCTTTCTCCGTTGGTGCTGAGCGGGTTACAGAAGAAGACGCGAAAATGACGTTTATCAATCCACAACACCCACTGCTCAACTATCCGAACAAAATTACCGATGCCGACTTCAACGGCTGGATTCAGGAGCGCGGGATTTACTTCGCGAAAGACTGGGATAAAGCATACGAGCCTATTTTCTCGGCCAACGACCAGAATGAAGCGCCCAAACAGGGAAGTTTACTCTACGCTACCTACGGTAAAGGGCATTTTATGTACACAGGACTCGTATTCTTCCGCGAACTACCTGCCGGTGTACCGGGAGCCTACCGTCTGTTTGCCAATATGATCTCGGCAACAGGTAGCCCAGCCGCGTCGGTATCAGGCTCACCACGTAAGTAG